Proteins from one Bombus affinis isolate iyBomAffi1 chromosome 1, iyBomAffi1.2, whole genome shotgun sequence genomic window:
- the LOC126918702 gene encoding uncharacterized protein LOC126918702 isoform X1 codes for MARVLVYARPVDAIFMDIKLGNKIDPSEYAIRIKEEPIDPEICDDLSPVDTNTENENETAMFEGEFSDGVYCRNRESVFPQESTYLENNKSDADKRKSKHKVSSNNRISCNVCLLTFQTKHLLELHNKLYSYNVFKCNNCTAIFSMHTSLIRHLKMRCCTKQWPGYRCNFCNRRFSYKRHVQSHLFHMHGNAIFFGESKITETSPESLGKSNHSDGIVTAESNTSHSPSLKNVNSSINMSLKLSNSSNNTPTKGSSSKIRSTHPKWLNDSYGTPSKRMKQTVLTDFISLYKDKPNDKLISPEKVIDTENIPVTATIIPTSTLETFSNKTSTASEVIQMSTSVKRIESPVRKRPFVQIHVNSKTMISLLRNEIKAESESSNTSHNMSYNLRPVKRCSSSLYDFYDLLEFETFERSRQSFRRNKSPYTFNQSERSAPEAKCKECVVRLEKCDKFLEPTSFVSNGDEDEDENENENENENEDGFKQAVSKNVEEEFEGFRETSSAGNLPLEAGTIASKRFNEFVKSFSDRLIVPQQESVEFKKNFKVNQQKIFQCHICKKSFSLKENLREHVKLSHAIYMSSICNARYTSMNKLLTHYLRQHIVFKRRECCVCYEKFDTSALLKRHMILHCLKTIRSKKDVLPVDVEINCNAFKKQHKCQGCRKRFWLYSCLKQHENVCHRMKVLIHKQRAPRVNHLSRSLKEPSDMELGIVQSPDLEQMLDVPGGMTGPLENYLAPSTLITDDTFSSSFDTAAKSKRLLNGIACVKGYQADNMNRTRFPCTTCGTQFRTFQNLCIHERTYCQTVTEKCNVCNTMFSTKRLLQLHMLATHAPSCSMNYKFFCKFCNQGFVKKSKVQIHERHFHIGQNPGLVLNSDCILKDKPICNICHLLFESYERFVEHNMYYYKGKDFLCAICSKSFQGMYKFHHHNKLEHYPDELWKLYPYKCDTCNEGFSYESHFHAHKLHVHSHDSPADEARDRDTSDHTFRMCS; via the exons ATGGCTCGAGTGTTAGTTTACGCACGCCCTGTTGATGCAATCTTCATGGATATAAAATTGGGCAACAAAATAGAT CCTTCTGAATATGCAATAAGAATAAAGGAAGAGCCAATCGATCCAGAGATCTGTGATGATTTATCGCCAGTTGATACGAATACAGAGAATGAAAATGAGACAGCGATGTTTGAAGGTGAATTTTCGGATGGCGTTTATTGTAGAAATCGAGAATCTGTGTTTCCTCAAGAAAGTACATATTTAGAAAATAACAAATCCGATGCTGATAAACGAAAAAGTAAACATAAAGTATCTTCAAACAACAGAATAAGCTGCAATGTTTGTTTGTTAACTTTTCAAACTAAACATTTATTGGAACtgcataataaattatatagctATAATGTATTCAAGTGTAACAATTGTACTGCGATCTTCAGTATGCATACTTCGTTGATACGTCATTTAAAGATGCGATGCTGTACGAAACAATGGCCTGGATATAGATGTAATTTTTGTAACCGAAGGTTTTCCTATAAAAGACATGTCCAATCTCATTTATTTCATATGCATGGGAACGCAATATTTTTTGGCGAAAGCAAAATTACGGAAACATCTCCTGAATCGTTAGGAAAGTCGAATCATTCGGATGGTATAGTCACGGCAGAATCAAATACTTCGCACAGTCCCTCCCTAAAAAACGTAAATAGCTCGATAAATATGTCTTTGAAACTATCTAATAGTTCAAACAATACACCCACCAAGGGTTCGAGCAGCAAGATCAGGTCTACGCATCCGAAATGGTTAAACGATTCGTATGGTACACCTTCGAAAAGGATGAAACAGACCGTCCTTACAGACTTCATATCGCTGTACAAAGACAAGCCGAATGACAAATTGATTAGTCCGGAAAAAGTTATCGATACGGAGAACATTCCTGTTACTGCGACTATTATTCCGACTTCAACGCTCGAGACATTTAGTAACAAGACATCAACGGCTTCAGAAGTTATCCAGATGTCTACTTCTGTTAAGCGAATCGAATCTCCTGTTAGGAAAAGACCATTTGTTCAAATTCATGTGAATTCCAAAACAATGATATCTTTATTAAGGAACGAAATAAAAGCTGAATCTGAAAGCTCTAATACCTCGCACAATATGTCTTACAACCTTAGGCCAGTAAAAAGATGTTCTTCTTCTTTATATGACTTTTATGATTTATTGGAGTTTGAGACCTTTGAAAGATCAAGACAATCTTTTAGAAGAAACAAGTCCCCCTATACGTTTAATCAAAGTGAAAGATCTGCACCTGAAGCTAAGTGTAAAGAATGTGTGGTCCGTTTGGAGAAATGTGACAAATTCTTGGAGCCTACTAGTTTTGTGTCAAACGgagacgaagacgaagacgaaaaCGAAAACGAAAACGAAAACGAAAACGAAGACGGTTTCAAACAAGCAGTATCGAAAAATGTGGAAGAGGAATTTGAAGGTTTTCGTGAGACAAGCTCGGCAGGTAACTTGCCTTTGGAAGCTGGCACGATTGCATCAAAGCGATTCAATGAATTTGTAAAATCTTTCTCTGATAGATTAATCGTACCTCAACAAGAATCGGTTGAGTTTAAGAAGAACTTTAAGGTCAATCagcagaaaatatttcaatgtcatatttgtaaaaaatcgTTTTCTTTGAAAGAGAACCTGCGCGAGCACGTGAAATTGTCCCATGCGATTTACATGTCGAGCATATGCAACGCGCGTTACACGTCCATGAATAAGTTACTAACTCACTATCTACGTCAGCATATTGTGTTTAAACGAAGGGAATGTTGCGTGTGTTATGAGAAGTTTGACACGTCGGCATTGTTGAAGCGGCACATGATTTTGCATTGTTTGAAGACCATAAGATCAAAAAAGGACGTTCTACCGGTTGATGTTGAAATAAATTGCAACGCATTCAAGAAACAACACAAATGCCAAGGTTGTCGCAAACGATTTTGGCTATACTCATGTTTGAAACAACATGAGAATGTATGCCATCGAATGAAAGTATTAATACATAAACAACGTGCACCTCGTGTAAACCATTTGTCTCGGTCCTTGAAAGAACCAAGTGACATGGAACTCGGCATAGTACAATCACCTGATTTGGAACAAATGTTGGATGTTCCGGGTGGGATGACAGGACCTTTGGAAAATTATTTGGCTCCGAGTACGCTTATTACGGATGATACTTTCTCTTCGTCGTTCGATACAGCTGCAAAGAGCAAAAGGCTACTTAATGGGATAGCGTGCGTAAAGGGTTACCAAGCGGACAACATGAACAGAACAAGATTTCCTTGCACTACTTGTGGGACACAATTCCGAACATTTCAAAATTTGTGCATACACGAGCGCACCTATTGCCAAACAGTTACCGAAAAGTGTAACGTTTGTAACACGATGTTTTCCACTAAAAGGTTATTACAGCTTCACATGCTTGCCACCCATGCGCCTTCGTGCTCGATGAACTACAAATTCTTTTGTAAGTTTTGTAATCAAGGATTTGTTAAGAAATCGAAAGTTCAAATTCACGAACGACACTTCCATATTGGGCAGAATCCTGGACTGGTGCTGAATTCCGATTGCATTTTGAAAGATAAACCAATTTGTAATATATGCCATTTGTTATTCGAATCCTACGAACGTTTTGTCGAGCATAACATGTATTATTACAAGGGCAAAGATTTTTTATGCGCAATATGTAGTAAGTCGTTTCAAGGAATGTACAAGTTTCATCATCACAACAAGTTGGAGCATTATCCGGACGAACTATGGAAATTGTACCCTTACAAATGCGATACTTGTAACGAAGGCTTCAGCTACGAATCACATTTCCACGCACATAAGCTACACGTTCATTCGCACGATTCGCCCGCTGACGAAGCGCGCGACCGCGATACATCGGATCACACTTTTCGTATGTGTTCATGA
- the LOC126918702 gene encoding uncharacterized protein LOC126918702 isoform X2, which yields MEFYRFDHLRANALIPSEYAIRIKEEPIDPEICDDLSPVDTNTENENETAMFEGEFSDGVYCRNRESVFPQESTYLENNKSDADKRKSKHKVSSNNRISCNVCLLTFQTKHLLELHNKLYSYNVFKCNNCTAIFSMHTSLIRHLKMRCCTKQWPGYRCNFCNRRFSYKRHVQSHLFHMHGNAIFFGESKITETSPESLGKSNHSDGIVTAESNTSHSPSLKNVNSSINMSLKLSNSSNNTPTKGSSSKIRSTHPKWLNDSYGTPSKRMKQTVLTDFISLYKDKPNDKLISPEKVIDTENIPVTATIIPTSTLETFSNKTSTASEVIQMSTSVKRIESPVRKRPFVQIHVNSKTMISLLRNEIKAESESSNTSHNMSYNLRPVKRCSSSLYDFYDLLEFETFERSRQSFRRNKSPYTFNQSERSAPEAKCKECVVRLEKCDKFLEPTSFVSNGDEDEDENENENENENEDGFKQAVSKNVEEEFEGFRETSSAGNLPLEAGTIASKRFNEFVKSFSDRLIVPQQESVEFKKNFKVNQQKIFQCHICKKSFSLKENLREHVKLSHAIYMSSICNARYTSMNKLLTHYLRQHIVFKRRECCVCYEKFDTSALLKRHMILHCLKTIRSKKDVLPVDVEINCNAFKKQHKCQGCRKRFWLYSCLKQHENVCHRMKVLIHKQRAPRVNHLSRSLKEPSDMELGIVQSPDLEQMLDVPGGMTGPLENYLAPSTLITDDTFSSSFDTAAKSKRLLNGIACVKGYQADNMNRTRFPCTTCGTQFRTFQNLCIHERTYCQTVTEKCNVCNTMFSTKRLLQLHMLATHAPSCSMNYKFFCKFCNQGFVKKSKVQIHERHFHIGQNPGLVLNSDCILKDKPICNICHLLFESYERFVEHNMYYYKGKDFLCAICSKSFQGMYKFHHHNKLEHYPDELWKLYPYKCDTCNEGFSYESHFHAHKLHVHSHDSPADEARDRDTSDHTFRMCS from the exons ATGGAATTTTATCGCTTCGACCATCTGCGTGCCAACGCTTTGATA CCTTCTGAATATGCAATAAGAATAAAGGAAGAGCCAATCGATCCAGAGATCTGTGATGATTTATCGCCAGTTGATACGAATACAGAGAATGAAAATGAGACAGCGATGTTTGAAGGTGAATTTTCGGATGGCGTTTATTGTAGAAATCGAGAATCTGTGTTTCCTCAAGAAAGTACATATTTAGAAAATAACAAATCCGATGCTGATAAACGAAAAAGTAAACATAAAGTATCTTCAAACAACAGAATAAGCTGCAATGTTTGTTTGTTAACTTTTCAAACTAAACATTTATTGGAACtgcataataaattatatagctATAATGTATTCAAGTGTAACAATTGTACTGCGATCTTCAGTATGCATACTTCGTTGATACGTCATTTAAAGATGCGATGCTGTACGAAACAATGGCCTGGATATAGATGTAATTTTTGTAACCGAAGGTTTTCCTATAAAAGACATGTCCAATCTCATTTATTTCATATGCATGGGAACGCAATATTTTTTGGCGAAAGCAAAATTACGGAAACATCTCCTGAATCGTTAGGAAAGTCGAATCATTCGGATGGTATAGTCACGGCAGAATCAAATACTTCGCACAGTCCCTCCCTAAAAAACGTAAATAGCTCGATAAATATGTCTTTGAAACTATCTAATAGTTCAAACAATACACCCACCAAGGGTTCGAGCAGCAAGATCAGGTCTACGCATCCGAAATGGTTAAACGATTCGTATGGTACACCTTCGAAAAGGATGAAACAGACCGTCCTTACAGACTTCATATCGCTGTACAAAGACAAGCCGAATGACAAATTGATTAGTCCGGAAAAAGTTATCGATACGGAGAACATTCCTGTTACTGCGACTATTATTCCGACTTCAACGCTCGAGACATTTAGTAACAAGACATCAACGGCTTCAGAAGTTATCCAGATGTCTACTTCTGTTAAGCGAATCGAATCTCCTGTTAGGAAAAGACCATTTGTTCAAATTCATGTGAATTCCAAAACAATGATATCTTTATTAAGGAACGAAATAAAAGCTGAATCTGAAAGCTCTAATACCTCGCACAATATGTCTTACAACCTTAGGCCAGTAAAAAGATGTTCTTCTTCTTTATATGACTTTTATGATTTATTGGAGTTTGAGACCTTTGAAAGATCAAGACAATCTTTTAGAAGAAACAAGTCCCCCTATACGTTTAATCAAAGTGAAAGATCTGCACCTGAAGCTAAGTGTAAAGAATGTGTGGTCCGTTTGGAGAAATGTGACAAATTCTTGGAGCCTACTAGTTTTGTGTCAAACGgagacgaagacgaagacgaaaaCGAAAACGAAAACGAAAACGAAAACGAAGACGGTTTCAAACAAGCAGTATCGAAAAATGTGGAAGAGGAATTTGAAGGTTTTCGTGAGACAAGCTCGGCAGGTAACTTGCCTTTGGAAGCTGGCACGATTGCATCAAAGCGATTCAATGAATTTGTAAAATCTTTCTCTGATAGATTAATCGTACCTCAACAAGAATCGGTTGAGTTTAAGAAGAACTTTAAGGTCAATCagcagaaaatatttcaatgtcatatttgtaaaaaatcgTTTTCTTTGAAAGAGAACCTGCGCGAGCACGTGAAATTGTCCCATGCGATTTACATGTCGAGCATATGCAACGCGCGTTACACGTCCATGAATAAGTTACTAACTCACTATCTACGTCAGCATATTGTGTTTAAACGAAGGGAATGTTGCGTGTGTTATGAGAAGTTTGACACGTCGGCATTGTTGAAGCGGCACATGATTTTGCATTGTTTGAAGACCATAAGATCAAAAAAGGACGTTCTACCGGTTGATGTTGAAATAAATTGCAACGCATTCAAGAAACAACACAAATGCCAAGGTTGTCGCAAACGATTTTGGCTATACTCATGTTTGAAACAACATGAGAATGTATGCCATCGAATGAAAGTATTAATACATAAACAACGTGCACCTCGTGTAAACCATTTGTCTCGGTCCTTGAAAGAACCAAGTGACATGGAACTCGGCATAGTACAATCACCTGATTTGGAACAAATGTTGGATGTTCCGGGTGGGATGACAGGACCTTTGGAAAATTATTTGGCTCCGAGTACGCTTATTACGGATGATACTTTCTCTTCGTCGTTCGATACAGCTGCAAAGAGCAAAAGGCTACTTAATGGGATAGCGTGCGTAAAGGGTTACCAAGCGGACAACATGAACAGAACAAGATTTCCTTGCACTACTTGTGGGACACAATTCCGAACATTTCAAAATTTGTGCATACACGAGCGCACCTATTGCCAAACAGTTACCGAAAAGTGTAACGTTTGTAACACGATGTTTTCCACTAAAAGGTTATTACAGCTTCACATGCTTGCCACCCATGCGCCTTCGTGCTCGATGAACTACAAATTCTTTTGTAAGTTTTGTAATCAAGGATTTGTTAAGAAATCGAAAGTTCAAATTCACGAACGACACTTCCATATTGGGCAGAATCCTGGACTGGTGCTGAATTCCGATTGCATTTTGAAAGATAAACCAATTTGTAATATATGCCATTTGTTATTCGAATCCTACGAACGTTTTGTCGAGCATAACATGTATTATTACAAGGGCAAAGATTTTTTATGCGCAATATGTAGTAAGTCGTTTCAAGGAATGTACAAGTTTCATCATCACAACAAGTTGGAGCATTATCCGGACGAACTATGGAAATTGTACCCTTACAAATGCGATACTTGTAACGAAGGCTTCAGCTACGAATCACATTTCCACGCACATAAGCTACACGTTCATTCGCACGATTCGCCCGCTGACGAAGCGCGCGACCGCGATACATCGGATCACACTTTTCGTATGTGTTCATGA
- the LOC126918702 gene encoding zinc finger protein 624-like isoform X3, translating to MFEGEFSDGVYCRNRESVFPQESTYLENNKSDADKRKSKHKVSSNNRISCNVCLLTFQTKHLLELHNKLYSYNVFKCNNCTAIFSMHTSLIRHLKMRCCTKQWPGYRCNFCNRRFSYKRHVQSHLFHMHGNAIFFGESKITETSPESLGKSNHSDGIVTAESNTSHSPSLKNVNSSINMSLKLSNSSNNTPTKGSSSKIRSTHPKWLNDSYGTPSKRMKQTVLTDFISLYKDKPNDKLISPEKVIDTENIPVTATIIPTSTLETFSNKTSTASEVIQMSTSVKRIESPVRKRPFVQIHVNSKTMISLLRNEIKAESESSNTSHNMSYNLRPVKRCSSSLYDFYDLLEFETFERSRQSFRRNKSPYTFNQSERSAPEAKCKECVVRLEKCDKFLEPTSFVSNGDEDEDENENENENENEDGFKQAVSKNVEEEFEGFRETSSAGNLPLEAGTIASKRFNEFVKSFSDRLIVPQQESVEFKKNFKVNQQKIFQCHICKKSFSLKENLREHVKLSHAIYMSSICNARYTSMNKLLTHYLRQHIVFKRRECCVCYEKFDTSALLKRHMILHCLKTIRSKKDVLPVDVEINCNAFKKQHKCQGCRKRFWLYSCLKQHENVCHRMKVLIHKQRAPRVNHLSRSLKEPSDMELGIVQSPDLEQMLDVPGGMTGPLENYLAPSTLITDDTFSSSFDTAAKSKRLLNGIACVKGYQADNMNRTRFPCTTCGTQFRTFQNLCIHERTYCQTVTEKCNVCNTMFSTKRLLQLHMLATHAPSCSMNYKFFCKFCNQGFVKKSKVQIHERHFHIGQNPGLVLNSDCILKDKPICNICHLLFESYERFVEHNMYYYKGKDFLCAICSKSFQGMYKFHHHNKLEHYPDELWKLYPYKCDTCNEGFSYESHFHAHKLHVHSHDSPADEARDRDTSDHTFRMCS from the coding sequence ATGTTTGAAGGTGAATTTTCGGATGGCGTTTATTGTAGAAATCGAGAATCTGTGTTTCCTCAAGAAAGTACATATTTAGAAAATAACAAATCCGATGCTGATAAACGAAAAAGTAAACATAAAGTATCTTCAAACAACAGAATAAGCTGCAATGTTTGTTTGTTAACTTTTCAAACTAAACATTTATTGGAACtgcataataaattatatagctATAATGTATTCAAGTGTAACAATTGTACTGCGATCTTCAGTATGCATACTTCGTTGATACGTCATTTAAAGATGCGATGCTGTACGAAACAATGGCCTGGATATAGATGTAATTTTTGTAACCGAAGGTTTTCCTATAAAAGACATGTCCAATCTCATTTATTTCATATGCATGGGAACGCAATATTTTTTGGCGAAAGCAAAATTACGGAAACATCTCCTGAATCGTTAGGAAAGTCGAATCATTCGGATGGTATAGTCACGGCAGAATCAAATACTTCGCACAGTCCCTCCCTAAAAAACGTAAATAGCTCGATAAATATGTCTTTGAAACTATCTAATAGTTCAAACAATACACCCACCAAGGGTTCGAGCAGCAAGATCAGGTCTACGCATCCGAAATGGTTAAACGATTCGTATGGTACACCTTCGAAAAGGATGAAACAGACCGTCCTTACAGACTTCATATCGCTGTACAAAGACAAGCCGAATGACAAATTGATTAGTCCGGAAAAAGTTATCGATACGGAGAACATTCCTGTTACTGCGACTATTATTCCGACTTCAACGCTCGAGACATTTAGTAACAAGACATCAACGGCTTCAGAAGTTATCCAGATGTCTACTTCTGTTAAGCGAATCGAATCTCCTGTTAGGAAAAGACCATTTGTTCAAATTCATGTGAATTCCAAAACAATGATATCTTTATTAAGGAACGAAATAAAAGCTGAATCTGAAAGCTCTAATACCTCGCACAATATGTCTTACAACCTTAGGCCAGTAAAAAGATGTTCTTCTTCTTTATATGACTTTTATGATTTATTGGAGTTTGAGACCTTTGAAAGATCAAGACAATCTTTTAGAAGAAACAAGTCCCCCTATACGTTTAATCAAAGTGAAAGATCTGCACCTGAAGCTAAGTGTAAAGAATGTGTGGTCCGTTTGGAGAAATGTGACAAATTCTTGGAGCCTACTAGTTTTGTGTCAAACGgagacgaagacgaagacgaaaaCGAAAACGAAAACGAAAACGAAAACGAAGACGGTTTCAAACAAGCAGTATCGAAAAATGTGGAAGAGGAATTTGAAGGTTTTCGTGAGACAAGCTCGGCAGGTAACTTGCCTTTGGAAGCTGGCACGATTGCATCAAAGCGATTCAATGAATTTGTAAAATCTTTCTCTGATAGATTAATCGTACCTCAACAAGAATCGGTTGAGTTTAAGAAGAACTTTAAGGTCAATCagcagaaaatatttcaatgtcatatttgtaaaaaatcgTTTTCTTTGAAAGAGAACCTGCGCGAGCACGTGAAATTGTCCCATGCGATTTACATGTCGAGCATATGCAACGCGCGTTACACGTCCATGAATAAGTTACTAACTCACTATCTACGTCAGCATATTGTGTTTAAACGAAGGGAATGTTGCGTGTGTTATGAGAAGTTTGACACGTCGGCATTGTTGAAGCGGCACATGATTTTGCATTGTTTGAAGACCATAAGATCAAAAAAGGACGTTCTACCGGTTGATGTTGAAATAAATTGCAACGCATTCAAGAAACAACACAAATGCCAAGGTTGTCGCAAACGATTTTGGCTATACTCATGTTTGAAACAACATGAGAATGTATGCCATCGAATGAAAGTATTAATACATAAACAACGTGCACCTCGTGTAAACCATTTGTCTCGGTCCTTGAAAGAACCAAGTGACATGGAACTCGGCATAGTACAATCACCTGATTTGGAACAAATGTTGGATGTTCCGGGTGGGATGACAGGACCTTTGGAAAATTATTTGGCTCCGAGTACGCTTATTACGGATGATACTTTCTCTTCGTCGTTCGATACAGCTGCAAAGAGCAAAAGGCTACTTAATGGGATAGCGTGCGTAAAGGGTTACCAAGCGGACAACATGAACAGAACAAGATTTCCTTGCACTACTTGTGGGACACAATTCCGAACATTTCAAAATTTGTGCATACACGAGCGCACCTATTGCCAAACAGTTACCGAAAAGTGTAACGTTTGTAACACGATGTTTTCCACTAAAAGGTTATTACAGCTTCACATGCTTGCCACCCATGCGCCTTCGTGCTCGATGAACTACAAATTCTTTTGTAAGTTTTGTAATCAAGGATTTGTTAAGAAATCGAAAGTTCAAATTCACGAACGACACTTCCATATTGGGCAGAATCCTGGACTGGTGCTGAATTCCGATTGCATTTTGAAAGATAAACCAATTTGTAATATATGCCATTTGTTATTCGAATCCTACGAACGTTTTGTCGAGCATAACATGTATTATTACAAGGGCAAAGATTTTTTATGCGCAATATGTAGTAAGTCGTTTCAAGGAATGTACAAGTTTCATCATCACAACAAGTTGGAGCATTATCCGGACGAACTATGGAAATTGTACCCTTACAAATGCGATACTTGTAACGAAGGCTTCAGCTACGAATCACATTTCCACGCACATAAGCTACACGTTCATTCGCACGATTCGCCCGCTGACGAAGCGCGCGACCGCGATACATCGGATCACACTTTTCGTATGTGTTCATGA